One window of Athalia rosae chromosome 4, iyAthRosa1.1, whole genome shotgun sequence genomic DNA carries:
- the LOC105684440 gene encoding exocyst complex component 2 yields MGPPPVVTGISPKEGPPGTRVTVRGEFLGAKTQDLIGLTICGCDCLLSAEWKSPNKIIARSGPCKGRGDIIVTTKNGGQGTSTVQFRGYHETIGPMKESAVWVEEAPMQSLVWGRRALSPTNYQQEDPLGLSVEGNEKKFPEDDLIELFGEGSGELASEKFHPGWFLLQHHHATTLDDLKAGLAYLRRKVHSQKEGQLSFLKANVGSVMEQLDTIMLLKEQFESDVQKHGQDPTAKLEAAIKESMAEADKLFHDVLARRDKADATRNALSLMQRYRFLFCMPVNIEKNINRGNYDLVINDYARVKNLFGNTELEVFKKVLNEIELRIERLRIVLRKKLEEVPVTLDEQKKIIRNLVNLESVGDPAWDAIASHAHHLEKSVTACIHEYLEFENAGGDDSNKTPKSNGLTPTPLSIKQLRLQQNEDNSVPAQVLCVEAICDVVTEQLPDLWRLGQSYFTGQLHVTVDTEKQGPFKNLVLSSMQHAVDAMKTACGINLDASWLLHNLRCIRQTYTSLIHLDLPSEALDIFGKYLFDLRLQCLVALFKQTAEKISALHRKETWQIEYLNEHGGVTRLPALFEEMVMEVAKLARETVLACGPREVPLLAHASHQTLFHNAVKTLFTAFAKCLQQLAFSGSEEAMEDDESSVSQLIGSPASYRTRDKQQGPTWEQCLLISLSNIRYTLNTIIPRVNETFKLHGYPALSLTMSSNSDWTQLETLDSAVLDAYLERRCDPLVGTIEPSMYLGGLEWYLEVEPTHVRPYVQEALTNLIAVHAEVRRVSPGLLKRVLSHIVETVAEELARLMSCVTRFSTPGAVQARADITLLSTAVRAYTTPRARSFFEEALDAISQPNGKEVSQKVDALLAKVASSMHLQLSCLADQSTEGITLQELDSDRATTV; encoded by the exons ATGGGCCCTCCACCAGTAGTTACAGGAATATCTCCAAAAGAAGGGCCACCTGGGACCCGAGTTACAGTGAGGGGCGAATTTTTGGGAGCTAAAACACAGGACCTCATAG GTTTAACTATTTGCGGATGTGATTGCCTTTTATCAGCAGAATGGAAATCTCCAAACAAAATCATTGCCCGATCTGGACCATGTAAAGGACGGGGGGACATAATAGTTACTACAAAAAATGGGGGACAAGGTACATCGACTGTCCAGTTCCGTGGTTATCATGAAACTATTGGACCAATGAAAGAATCAGCTGTTTGGGTTGAAGAAGCACCGATGCAAAGTTTAGTTTGGGGAAGACGAGCATTGTCACCAACTAATTATCAGCAGGAAGATCCATTGGGGCTCAGCGTAGAAGGAAATGA gaaaaaatttcctgaagATGATTTAATAGAATTATTTGGTGAAGGCAGCGGTGAGTTAgccagtgaaaaatttcatcctggTTGGTTTTTACTGCAACATCATCATGCTACAACCTTAGATGATCTCAAAGCAGGATTGGCATATCTCAGACGCAAAGTCCACTCTCAAAAAGAAGGCCAATTGTCGTTCTTGAAG GCAAACGTCGGTTCAGTAATGGAACAATTGGATACAATAATGCTTTTGAAAGAGCAGTTTGAATCTGACGTACAAAAGCATGGCCAAGATCCAACAGCCAAGCTTGAAGCGGCAATAAAAGAATCAATGGCTGAAGCTGATAAATTATTCCATGATGTTTTGGCTCGGAGAGATAAGGCAGATGCAACAAGAAACGCATTATCTTTGATGCAGCGTTAccgatttttgttttgcatGCCGgtcaatattgaaaaaaatataaacagaGGAAACTATGATTTGGTGATTAATGATTATGccagagtaaaaaatttattcggtaACACAGAGCTGGaggttttcaaaaaagttttaAATGAAATCGAACTTAGGATTGAAAGATTACGCATCGTACttagaaaaaaacttgaggaAGTACCTGTGACTTTGGATGAACAGAAGAAGATTATAAGAAATTTGGTAAACCTGGAATCTGTAGGAGATCCAGCATGGGATGCCATAG CTTCCCATGCGCATCACTTAGAGAAGAGTGTAACTGCATGTATCCACGAGTATTTAGAATTTGAAAACGCGGGTGGCGATGATTCAAACAAAACACCAAAATCAAATGGCTTAACACCAACACCATTATCTATAAAACAATTGCGGCTGCAACAAAATGAAGATAACAGCGTCCCGGCACAAGTTCTTTGTGTTGAAGCTATCTGCGACGTTGTTACGGAACAATTACCAGATCTATGGCGTCTAGGCCAAAGCTACTTTACTGGGCAGTTACACGTCACCGTTGATACAGAAAAGCAAGGTCCCTTCAAG AATCTAGTTCTTTCAAGTATGCAACATGCGGTGGATGCGATGAAAACTGCTTGTGGAATAAATTTGGATGCGTCGTGGCTTCTCCATAATTTGAGATGCATCAGACAGACATACACCTCTTTAATACATTTGGATCTTCCGAGTGAAGCATTGGATATATTTGGCAAATATCTATTCGATTTACG ACTGCAATGTTTGGTGGCATTGTTCAAACAAACAGCAGAGAAAATAAGTGCCTTACATCGTAAAGAAACTTGGCAAATTGAATATCTGAACGAACATGGAGGAGTGACACGATTG CCCGCTCTGTTCGAGGAAATGGTGATGGAAGTGGCAAAACTTGCTCGAGAAACGGTATTAGCTTGCGGTCCCAGAGAAGTTCCTTTGCTGGCACATGCTAGTCATCAAACGTTATTTCATAACGCAGTGAAAACGTTGTTCACTGCTTTTGCAAAATGCTTGCAGCAACTAGCTTTCAGTGGAAGTGAAGAAGCTATGGAAGATGACGAATCTTCCGTATCTCAGTTAATAGGATCTCCAGCCAGCTATAGAACTAGAGATAAACAACAAGGACCA ACGTGGGAGCAATGCTTGCTGATATCATTGAGTAATATTCGTTACACGCTAAACACAATAATACCACGAGTTAATGAAACTTTTAAACTACATGGTTATCCAGCATTATCTTTGACAATGAGTTCGAATAGTGACTGGACGCAATTAGAAACTTTGGACAGTGCGGTATTGGATGCATACTTAGAACGTCGATGTGACCCTCTCGTTGGGACTATAGAACCAAGCATGTATCTTGGCGGGCTTGAATGGTATTTAGAAGTAGAACCCACACATGTCAGGCCTTACGTACAAGAGGCATTGACCAATCTAATCGCTGTTCATGCAGag GTCCGAAGAGTATCGCCAGGCTTATTGAAAAGGGTTTTGTCACATATTGTGGAAACAGTTGCCGAAGAATTGGCGCGTCTCATGTCATGCGTGACACGTTTTAGTACTCCCGGTGCTGTACAAGCCAGAGCAGACATCACGTTATTAAGTACCGCCGTCCGCGCCTACACCACTCCAAGAGCtag GAGCTTCTTCGAGGAAGCATTAGATGCGATCTCCCAACCTAATGGAAAAGAGGTTTCACAAAAAGTTGATGCACTTCTGGCTAAAGTAGCCTCCTCTATGCATCTGCAACTTTCATGTCTTGCTGATCAATCGACAGAGGGTATTACGTTACAGGAATTAGATTCAGACCGTGCGACAACGGTTTAA
- the LOC105684428 gene encoding uncharacterized protein LOC105684428 isoform X1 produces MHAFALEHIMDDSNNQTPCNGISLLEEDLALSSSTLGMSNKSSSDTLIINNHEPERNIVYMSEDAMDCVYTESNDTLHSSEIIEEAHSPDMFGSDTEDALKSNSDDRELNIEHKDAVVPQSEMVAKSDNQLLSRIHEALSGVPPPPSVTISQMDCNDFLRCIYQNGHLFWPSDLCKEISSSQPPTQDSSNVIQESVTRGPTISGESESSNLIYQQSKSGSRNLMNAFDACDISSIEVNKQQCCDNSDGDACDKSLPAKKFSDCNSVEGDSSTLSNFVYFNSTSSLLNDSRESRTTVSASDTLVEDKSSMVNYRTISQADAAKMEWPEIFAHKSHGIHYNRCSAIEDFEYLSIKLCERYVGAETQSTCNIWFAKQTPGSATKRKMLGKRNVGQSPGRRLSHLARRRRAFSSANLQGLGISEKRQLILDVKKPMIRKGKSPRGKSTRGKSPRGKSPRSSAKKRAARRLLLEGPSPRKSKLETSKRALFQSPPTDRAGPSRINAVPVNQSLNPQKIKRALFPTPSKKDEPDKRVSFEDTKKRKSEDVLEGPKSKWAKSLSFDCPRDLEKKSIPEPYKIERHSTGSVLSKSEAATKYGKGELTETHKKKLLWAVAEALRGKGIGMKDPQFKQYASLLARTVKKFMPDLENRNIPRKPGSTSDRMLKFAKQYVLTIVDSKPTNC; encoded by the exons ATGCACGCATTTGCGTTAGAACACATAATGGATGACAGCAACAACCAAACCCCCTGTAATGGCATTTCTCTTCTAGAAGAAGACCTTGCGCTGAGTTCGTCAACATTAG GAATGTCAAATAAAAGCTCTAGCGATacgttaattattaataatcatgaGCCAGAAAGAAACATAGTCTATATGAGTGAAGATGCTATGGATTGTGTTTATACTGAATCCAATGATACCCTGCATAGTtcagaaataattgaagaagCTCATAGCCCTGATATGTTTGGAAGTGACACTGAGGATGCTCTAAAAAGTAATTCAG ATGATCGTGAGCTAAATATAGAACACAAAGATGCTGTGGTACCTCAATCGGAGATGGTTGCAAAATCAGACAATCAATTGCTAAGCAGAATACATGAAGCGCTGAGCGGTGTTCCACCTCCCCCTTCAGTTACAATATCCCAAATGGATTGCAATGATTTTCTGAGGTGTATTTATCAAAATGGGCATTTGTTTTGGCCAAGTGATTTGTGTAAAGAAATATCTTCGAGCCAGCCTCCAACACAAGACAGTTCTAATGTCATCCAGGAGTCAGTTACTCGTGGTCCAACAATTTCGGGGGAAAGTGAGAGCAGTAATTTGATATATCAACAAAGTAAAAGTGGTTCCAGAAACTTAATGAACGCGTTTGATGCCTGTGATATATCTAGCATAGAAGTGAATAAACAGCAGTGCTGTGACAATAGTGATGGTGATGCTTGTGACAAAAGTTTACCAGCAAAGAAATTCAGTGATTGTAATTCTGTGGAAGGTGATAGCAGTACTTTGAGCAACTTTGTTTATTTCAATTCCACTTCAAGTCTTCTGAATGATAGTAGGGAAAGTAGAACAACCGTATCAGCATCTGATACACTGGTAGAAGATAAATCTTCAATGGTAAATTATAGAACAATTAGCCAGGCTGATGCTGCAAAGATGGAATGGCCTGAAATATTCGCACACAAATCTCATGGCATACA TTACAACCGGTGTTCAGCTATAGAGGATTTCGAATACTTGTCAATCAAGTTATGCGAACGATACGTGGGAGCTGAAACGCAATCCACGTGTAATATTTGGTTTGCGAAACAGACTCCAGGAAGTGCTACTAAACGCAAGATgttaggaaaaagaaatgtggGGCAAAGTCCCGGAAGACGATTGAGCCATCTTGCACGACGAAGAAGAGCTTTTTCTAGTGCCAATTTACAAGGCTTAGGGATCTCTGAAAAACGACAACTGATTCTAGATGTCAA AAAGCCTATGATTAGAAAAGGCAAAAGCCCTCGGGGCAAGAGCACACGAGGGAAAAGTCCACGAGGTAAAAGCCCACGTAGTTCAGCAAAAAAACGAGCGGCAAGGAGACTTTTATTGGAAGGTCCAAGTCCTCGAAAGTCTAAATTGGAAACGTCAAAGCGAGCATTATTTCAAAGCCCACCTACGGATCGGGCTGGACCTAGTAGAATAAATGCAGTACCAGTGAATCAATCTTTGAACCCACAGAAAATAAAGCGCGCTTTGTTTCCTACGCCGAGTAAAAAAGATGAACCCGATAAAAGAGTTAGCTTCGAAGATACAAAAAAGCGCAAAAGCGAAGATGTCTTGGAAGGTCCAAAGTCTAAGTGGGCGAAAAGTTTATCATTTGATTGTCCTCGTgatttagagaaaaaatcaataccAGAAccttataaaattgaaagacatTCTACTGGTAGTGTCCTTTCTAAGAGTGAAGCAGCCACGAAATACGGGAAAGGAGAACTTACAGAAACACATAAAAAG AAATTGCTCTGGGCTGTGGCTGAGGCTCTAAGAGGCAAAGGAATTGGTATGAAAGACCCACAATTCAAACAATATGCTTCTCTATTGGCTCGcacggtaaaaaaattcatgcctGATCTAGAGAATAGAAATATTCCCCGAAAACCTGGAAGTACCAGTGATCGCATGTTAAAATTTGCCAAGCAGTACGTGCTTACAATTGTTGATAGCAAGCCGACGAATTGTTAG
- the LOC105684428 gene encoding uncharacterized protein LOC105684428 isoform X2 yields MHAFALEHIMDDSNNQTPCNGISLLEEDLALSSSTLGMSNKSSSDTLIINNHEPERNIVYMSEDAMDCVYTESNDTLHSSEIIEEAHSPDMFGSDTEDALKNDRELNIEHKDAVVPQSEMVAKSDNQLLSRIHEALSGVPPPPSVTISQMDCNDFLRCIYQNGHLFWPSDLCKEISSSQPPTQDSSNVIQESVTRGPTISGESESSNLIYQQSKSGSRNLMNAFDACDISSIEVNKQQCCDNSDGDACDKSLPAKKFSDCNSVEGDSSTLSNFVYFNSTSSLLNDSRESRTTVSASDTLVEDKSSMVNYRTISQADAAKMEWPEIFAHKSHGIHYNRCSAIEDFEYLSIKLCERYVGAETQSTCNIWFAKQTPGSATKRKMLGKRNVGQSPGRRLSHLARRRRAFSSANLQGLGISEKRQLILDVKKPMIRKGKSPRGKSTRGKSPRGKSPRSSAKKRAARRLLLEGPSPRKSKLETSKRALFQSPPTDRAGPSRINAVPVNQSLNPQKIKRALFPTPSKKDEPDKRVSFEDTKKRKSEDVLEGPKSKWAKSLSFDCPRDLEKKSIPEPYKIERHSTGSVLSKSEAATKYGKGELTETHKKKLLWAVAEALRGKGIGMKDPQFKQYASLLARTVKKFMPDLENRNIPRKPGSTSDRMLKFAKQYVLTIVDSKPTNC; encoded by the exons ATGCACGCATTTGCGTTAGAACACATAATGGATGACAGCAACAACCAAACCCCCTGTAATGGCATTTCTCTTCTAGAAGAAGACCTTGCGCTGAGTTCGTCAACATTAG GAATGTCAAATAAAAGCTCTAGCGATacgttaattattaataatcatgaGCCAGAAAGAAACATAGTCTATATGAGTGAAGATGCTATGGATTGTGTTTATACTGAATCCAATGATACCCTGCATAGTtcagaaataattgaagaagCTCATAGCCCTGATATGTTTGGAAGTGACACTGAGGATGCTCTAAAAA ATGATCGTGAGCTAAATATAGAACACAAAGATGCTGTGGTACCTCAATCGGAGATGGTTGCAAAATCAGACAATCAATTGCTAAGCAGAATACATGAAGCGCTGAGCGGTGTTCCACCTCCCCCTTCAGTTACAATATCCCAAATGGATTGCAATGATTTTCTGAGGTGTATTTATCAAAATGGGCATTTGTTTTGGCCAAGTGATTTGTGTAAAGAAATATCTTCGAGCCAGCCTCCAACACAAGACAGTTCTAATGTCATCCAGGAGTCAGTTACTCGTGGTCCAACAATTTCGGGGGAAAGTGAGAGCAGTAATTTGATATATCAACAAAGTAAAAGTGGTTCCAGAAACTTAATGAACGCGTTTGATGCCTGTGATATATCTAGCATAGAAGTGAATAAACAGCAGTGCTGTGACAATAGTGATGGTGATGCTTGTGACAAAAGTTTACCAGCAAAGAAATTCAGTGATTGTAATTCTGTGGAAGGTGATAGCAGTACTTTGAGCAACTTTGTTTATTTCAATTCCACTTCAAGTCTTCTGAATGATAGTAGGGAAAGTAGAACAACCGTATCAGCATCTGATACACTGGTAGAAGATAAATCTTCAATGGTAAATTATAGAACAATTAGCCAGGCTGATGCTGCAAAGATGGAATGGCCTGAAATATTCGCACACAAATCTCATGGCATACA TTACAACCGGTGTTCAGCTATAGAGGATTTCGAATACTTGTCAATCAAGTTATGCGAACGATACGTGGGAGCTGAAACGCAATCCACGTGTAATATTTGGTTTGCGAAACAGACTCCAGGAAGTGCTACTAAACGCAAGATgttaggaaaaagaaatgtggGGCAAAGTCCCGGAAGACGATTGAGCCATCTTGCACGACGAAGAAGAGCTTTTTCTAGTGCCAATTTACAAGGCTTAGGGATCTCTGAAAAACGACAACTGATTCTAGATGTCAA AAAGCCTATGATTAGAAAAGGCAAAAGCCCTCGGGGCAAGAGCACACGAGGGAAAAGTCCACGAGGTAAAAGCCCACGTAGTTCAGCAAAAAAACGAGCGGCAAGGAGACTTTTATTGGAAGGTCCAAGTCCTCGAAAGTCTAAATTGGAAACGTCAAAGCGAGCATTATTTCAAAGCCCACCTACGGATCGGGCTGGACCTAGTAGAATAAATGCAGTACCAGTGAATCAATCTTTGAACCCACAGAAAATAAAGCGCGCTTTGTTTCCTACGCCGAGTAAAAAAGATGAACCCGATAAAAGAGTTAGCTTCGAAGATACAAAAAAGCGCAAAAGCGAAGATGTCTTGGAAGGTCCAAAGTCTAAGTGGGCGAAAAGTTTATCATTTGATTGTCCTCGTgatttagagaaaaaatcaataccAGAAccttataaaattgaaagacatTCTACTGGTAGTGTCCTTTCTAAGAGTGAAGCAGCCACGAAATACGGGAAAGGAGAACTTACAGAAACACATAAAAAG AAATTGCTCTGGGCTGTGGCTGAGGCTCTAAGAGGCAAAGGAATTGGTATGAAAGACCCACAATTCAAACAATATGCTTCTCTATTGGCTCGcacggtaaaaaaattcatgcctGATCTAGAGAATAGAAATATTCCCCGAAAACCTGGAAGTACCAGTGATCGCATGTTAAAATTTGCCAAGCAGTACGTGCTTACAATTGTTGATAGCAAGCCGACGAATTGTTAG